The Pyrodictium delaneyi genome contains a region encoding:
- the nuoH gene encoding NADH-quinone oxidoreductase subunit NuoH — MVFEAIADLLNVPAWLVRAVFAPLVYPGLLAFTLTVLFLIWAERKIAAKVQMRVGPYYVSPRIHGALQMLADGVRFAFQEIIVPLEAEKWSFILSPMFAFTIVALSFTVVPGGPGVYGFQTEFSMLVAYALITIAPILTIIMGWASSNKFAYIGAGREALVSITGEATILASMLAAAMMYGVLDFTSVVEKQINTGIIGLIANPIAALLFFIAVLLATDRVPFDLVLGEQEIVQGPYTEYTGLLFALTMAIDYAKLYVLMLMFTHLFLGGWMPFTDPLLGSITVLAKTIVLMLLAVFLRAVYARMRLDQVAAFFWSRLFPLALIAFAISAIVHPVFAR; from the coding sequence GTGGTGTTCGAGGCTATCGCCGATCTCCTCAATGTGCCTGCCTGGCTTGTCCGAGCAGTATTTGCTCCCCTAGTCTACCCCGGGCTTCTAGCTTTCACGCTCACGGTCCTCTTCCTGATCTGGGCCGAGCGTAAAATAGCCGCGAAAGTACAGATGCGCGTTGGACCATACTATGTATCACCCCGTATACATGGCGCCCTACAGATGCTAGCCGATGGCGTGAGATTTGCATTCCAGGAAATAATTGTGCCCCTAGAGGCAGAAAAGTGGAGCTTCATACTATCCCCAATGTTCGCCTTCACTATAGTTGCACTCTCCTTCACGGTTGTGCCCGGAGGCCCCGGGGTCTATGGGTTCCAGACCGAATTCAGCATGCTAGTAGCCTACGCGCTCATCACAATAGCGCCGATACTTACAATAATAATGGGCTGGGCGTCTTCCAATAAGTTCGCCTACATAGGTGCTGGCCGTGAGGCCCTCGTCTCTATAACGGGTGAGGCTACTATCCTAGCCTCAATGTTAGCTGCGGCTATGATGTATGGCGTACTCGACTTTACCTCTGTCGTAGAGAAGCAGATTAATACCGGCATCATAGGGCTCATAGCCAACCCCATTGCAGCGCTTCTCTTCTTCATAGCTGTGCTGCTTGCTACCGACCGCGTACCATTCGACCTAGTGCTCGGCGAACAGGAGATCGTCCAGGGCCCCTATACCGAGTATACTGGTCTACTCTTTGCATTAACAATGGCTATAGACTACGCCAAGCTCTACGTGCTCATGCTGATGTTTACTCACCTCTTCCTCGGCGGCTGGATGCCTTTTACCGACCCATTGCTTGGCAGTATAACAGTCCTAGCAAAGACAATTGTGCTTATGCTGCTAGCTGTGTTCCTTCGAGCGGTCTATGCTAGGATGAGGCTCGACCAAGTTGCTGCTTTCTTCTGGTCTCGTCTCTTCCCACTCGCCCTCATAGCCTTCGCGATATCGGCCATAGTGCACCCGGTGTTTGCGAGGTAG
- a CDS encoding NADH-quinone oxidoreductase subunit I, translated as MAPELSEPRRGRRPRVNPVRGHLDAILAAARQMLKPSITLRYPDVEEAKPEHYRGIILFDYDKCIGCSLCAQICPSRAIKMYRVPGDKRMRPGYNLGRCIFCGLCTDICPTDALETSIIHDRSFETVESMIFDPVDWTLYSRRLREEAEKPPRPRVRTIVDEEVGLRYEPTG; from the coding sequence TTGGCCCCTGAGCTAAGTGAGCCGAGGAGAGGAAGACGGCCCAGGGTAAACCCGGTACGGGGTCACCTAGATGCGATACTAGCTGCCGCCAGGCAAATGCTCAAACCCTCGATAACACTCCGGTACCCGGATGTTGAGGAGGCTAAGCCGGAGCACTACCGGGGCATCATACTATTTGACTACGACAAGTGTATCGGATGCAGTCTCTGTGCCCAGATCTGTCCATCCCGGGCTATCAAGATGTATCGTGTACCAGGCGACAAGAGAATGAGGCCGGGATACAACCTGGGGCGCTGTATATTCTGTGGGCTCTGCACCGATATCTGCCCGACCGACGCGCTGGAGACGAGCATTATCCACGACCGATCGTTCGAGACAGTCGAGTCGATGATCTTTGACCCGGTTGACTGGACCCTCTACAGCCGCAGGTTACGCGAGGAGGCCGAGAAACCCCCTAGACCCCGCGTAAGGACTATTGTTGACGAGGAGGTGGGGCTCCGGTATGAGCCTACAGGCTAG